A genome region from Methanobrevibacter sp. includes the following:
- a CDS encoding NusA-like transcription termination signal-binding factor → MSIKFSANEIRYIALFENMTGAMVKDCIIDDEHGKVTFVVKNGDMGLAIGKKGSSVSKVQRAVDKGVEIIELDDDPIQFIKNVLSPAKLQTVKISQKQSGEKIATVTADNTNKRIAIGKNGINIERAKLLANRQHNIDNIILK, encoded by the coding sequence GTGTCTATTAAATTTAGTGCAAATGAAATTAGATACATAGCTCTTTTCGAAAATATGACTGGAGCAATGGTTAAAGATTGCATTATCGATGATGAACATGGAAAAGTTACTTTTGTTGTAAAAAATGGTGACATGGGACTTGCTATTGGTAAAAAAGGAAGTTCAGTTTCTAAAGTTCAAAGAGCAGTAGATAAAGGCGTTGAGATTATTGAATTAGACGATGATCCAATACAATTTATTAAGAATGTTTTATCACCTGCAAAATTGCAAACTGTTAAGATTAGTCAAAAACAGTCAGGCGAAAAAATAGCTACTGTCACAGCGGATAATACTAATAAACGTATTGCTATCGGTAAGAATGGAATCAATATTGAAAGGGCTAAATTATTAGCAAATAGACAGCATAATATTGATAATATTATTTTAAAATAG
- a CDS encoding DNA-directed RNA polymerase subunit H yields MKIDIQDHKLVPKHEIMSEEEISEEFSDVDYDFRDLPKIRANDPVVEAIGAQPGNVLRITRDSPTAGEYITYRIVEG; encoded by the coding sequence TTGAAAATTGATATTCAAGACCATAAACTCGTACCTAAACATGAAATTATGAGCGAAGAAGAAATTTCTGAAGAATTTAGTGACGTAGATTATGATTTTAGAGACCTTCCTAAAATAAGAGCTAATGATCCTGTTGTAGAAGCTATCGGAGCTCAACCAGGTAATGTTTTAAGGATTACTCGTGATAGTCCTACTGCTGGTGAATATATTACTTATAGGATTGTAGAAGGTTAA
- the rpoB gene encoding DNA-directed RNA polymerase subunit B, which yields MLSKKINAKLKRAFYYFGCDKVAPYYEVIGRIEKLQELSKDDEDLAQKVNEHADAIESYYDTPESKEDESLVADFTKDEPRKSWESYKDDFGEVDFTDDGEIEPVEAVEDETGIELAEDEGDIEPVDAEDDGDIEPVDAEDGEGDIEPAEEDDVEEIEPVEPVIAEPEPVAPVEDYKAPTKIYINGELLGYCKNPKEFTQEMREKRRNGEVSHEMNITYYEDNNEIYIFNDPGRARRPLIIVKDGVPLLKEEHLNKVANGKLKWDDLINNGLIEYLDAEEEENSYIAMTLADLEPENDEHTHLEIDPATMLGICAGIIPFSDHNSSPRNTMEAGMTKQALGLYVSNYALRTDTRAHLLHHPQTPIVKTRIIDSTNYDLRPSGQNFVVALMSYEGYNMEDAMVINKGALERGLARSSFFRAYDTSEKRYAGGQVDKFEVPDKNIKGYRSEEAYRNLDEDGVVNPESYVESGDVLIGKTSPPRFLEEDFGTVADRRRETSVTVRHGEKGIVDAVLLSETVEGSRLAKIRVRDTRQPEFGDKFASRHGQKGVVGLILSPEDIPFTEFGVVPDLIVNPHAIPSRMSIGQVLEMVAGKAGCLEGERVDATPFNQALEGEIKQQLINHGFESAGCESLYSGVTGERIDAEIFVGVAYYQKLHHMTTDKVYARSRGPVQVLTRQPTEGRAREGGLRFGEMERDCLIAHGAALTLKERLLDESDKYEAIVCENCGMLAVYDRNKNKKYCPICGDVETYPVEISYAFKLLLDELKSLCIFPKLVLGDKA from the coding sequence ATGTTGTCTAAAAAAATTAATGCTAAGTTAAAAAGAGCTTTTTATTATTTTGGTTGTGACAAAGTAGCTCCATACTATGAAGTTATAGGAAGAATTGAAAAGTTACAGGAACTTTCTAAAGATGATGAAGATTTAGCTCAAAAAGTAAATGAACATGCTGATGCTATTGAAAGTTATTATGATACTCCTGAAAGTAAAGAAGATGAATCTTTAGTTGCTGATTTTACTAAAGATGAACCTAGAAAAAGCTGGGAATCTTATAAAGATGATTTCGGTGAAGTAGATTTCACTGATGATGGTGAAATTGAACCTGTTGAAGCTGTTGAAGATGAAACTGGTATTGAACTTGCCGAAGATGAAGGTGATATTGAGCCTGTTGATGCTGAAGATGATGGCGATATTGAGCCTGTTGATGCTGAAGATGGTGAAGGTGATATTGAACCTGCTGAAGAGGATGACGTTGAGGAAATCGAACCTGTCGAACCGGTCATTGCCGAACCTGAACCAGTTGCACCGGTTGAAGATTATAAGGCTCCAACCAAAATTTACATTAACGGTGAACTTTTAGGATACTGTAAAAATCCAAAAGAATTCACCCAGGAAATGAGAGAAAAAAGAAGAAACGGTGAAGTCTCTCATGAAATGAACATTACTTATTATGAAGATAATAATGAGATATACATATTCAATGATCCTGGTAGGGCAAGAAGACCATTAATCATTGTTAAAGATGGTGTCCCACTCCTGAAAGAAGAACATTTAAACAAAGTTGCAAACGGAAAGTTAAAATGGGATGACCTGATTAACAACGGTCTTATTGAATACTTGGACGCTGAAGAAGAGGAAAACTCATACATTGCTATGACTTTAGCAGATTTAGAACCTGAAAACGATGAACACACTCACTTAGAAATCGACCCTGCAACAATGCTTGGTATTTGTGCAGGAATTATTCCATTCTCTGACCACAATTCCTCTCCAAGGAACACCATGGAAGCGGGTATGACAAAACAGGCTTTAGGTTTATATGTTTCAAACTATGCATTACGTACTGATACAAGGGCTCACCTGTTACACCACCCTCAAACTCCAATCGTTAAAACACGTATTATTGACTCAACTAATTATGACTTAAGACCTTCCGGTCAGAACTTTGTTGTAGCTTTAATGTCCTATGAAGGATATAACATGGAAGACGCAATGGTTATCAACAAAGGTGCACTCGAAAGAGGTTTAGCAAGATCTTCTTTCTTCAGAGCATATGACACTTCAGAAAAAAGATACGCTGGAGGTCAAGTGGACAAATTTGAAGTTCCAGACAAAAACATTAAAGGATACAGGTCAGAGGAAGCTTACAGAAACTTGGATGAAGACGGTGTAGTAAACCCTGAATCATATGTTGAATCCGGTGATGTATTAATTGGAAAAACATCCCCTCCAAGATTCTTAGAAGAAGACTTCGGTACTGTTGCTGACAGAAGAAGGGAAACTTCCGTAACTGTAAGACACGGTGAAAAAGGTATTGTCGATGCAGTTCTTTTATCCGAAACAGTTGAAGGTTCAAGATTAGCTAAAATCAGAGTAAGAGATACCAGGCAACCTGAATTTGGTGATAAATTCGCATCAAGACACGGTCAGAAAGGGGTTGTCGGTTTAATATTATCTCCTGAAGACATTCCATTTACAGAATTTGGTGTTGTTCCTGATTTAATCGTAAACCCTCACGCTATCCCATCCAGGATGTCCATCGGACAGGTATTGGAAATGGTAGCTGGTAAAGCAGGCTGTCTTGAAGGTGAAAGAGTTGACGCAACTCCATTCAACCAGGCACTTGAAGGTGAAATCAAACAGCAACTTATCAATCACGGATTTGAATCTGCAGGATGTGAATCATTATACAGCGGTGTAACCGGTGAAAGAATTGATGCCGAAATATTTGTAGGAGTGGCATATTACCAGAAATTACACCACATGACTACCGATAAAGTTTACGCTCGTTCCAGAGGTCCAGTACAAGTACTTACACGTCAACCTACTGAAGGTAGAGCACGTGAAGGTGGTTTAAGATTTGGAGAAATGGAAAGAGATTGTCTTATCGCACACGGTGCAGCTTTAACATTGAAAGAAAGACTCCTTGATGAGTCTGACAAATACGAAGCTATAGTATGTGAAAACTGTGGAATGTTAGCTGTATATGACAGGAACAAAAACAAGAAATACTGTCCTATCTGCGGAGATGTAGAAACTTATCCTGTTGAAATTTCATACGCATTTAAATTATTATTAGACGAACTTAAGAGTTTATGTATTTTCCCTAAATTAGTTTTAGGAGACAAAGCATAA
- a CDS encoding 30S ribosomal protein S12, which translates to MPGLFAAKKLKKNRQNFKWKDVDYKRRALRLDVKADPLEGAPQARGIVIEKVGIEAKQPNSAIRKCVRVQLIKNGKQLTAFAPGDGAIGFIDEHDEVMIEGIGGPSGRSMGDIPGVRWKVSKVNNVALSEMVSGKIEKPVR; encoded by the coding sequence ATGCCAGGACTTTTTGCTGCAAAAAAACTTAAAAAAAATAGACAAAATTTTAAGTGGAAAGATGTAGATTACAAAAGAAGAGCTTTAAGATTAGACGTTAAAGCAGATCCTCTCGAAGGAGCTCCTCAAGCTAGAGGTATTGTAATCGAAAAAGTAGGGATAGAAGCAAAACAACCAAACTCTGCTATCCGTAAATGTGTACGTGTTCAATTAATTAAAAACGGTAAACAATTAACTGCTTTCGCACCAGGTGACGGAGCTATCGGATTTATCGATGAACACGATGAAGTTATGATTGAAGGAATCGGTGGACCATCCGGAAGATCCATGGGTGATATTCCTGGAGTCCGTTGGAAAGTTTCCAAAGTTAACAACGTAGCTTTATCAGAAATGGTAAGTGGAAAAATAGAAAAACCTGTAAGATAA
- the thiE gene encoding thiamine phosphate synthase: MKNLDLSLYLVTDKSDDVEKFLNTIEEAIKGGTTVVQIREKTAETLDFYNLALKVKDITTKYNVPLIINDRVDVALAIDADGVHVGQSDMPCDVTRRLIGEDKILGVSAATIDEAQKAQKDGADYIGTGAVFPTQTKDDAPKITKDDLKEIVESIDIPVVAIGGISLENAHELKNTGIAGLSVVSAIMSSDNPKKSSEELLEIFNS; this comes from the coding sequence ATGAAAAACCTAGACTTATCATTATACCTCGTCACCGATAAAAGCGACGATGTAGAAAAATTCCTGAACACTATTGAAGAAGCAATTAAAGGCGGAACAACAGTAGTTCAAATTAGAGAAAAAACTGCTGAAACTTTAGATTTCTATAATCTGGCATTAAAAGTAAAGGACATTACAACAAAATACAATGTTCCGTTAATAATTAATGATAGAGTGGATGTTGCACTGGCCATTGATGCTGACGGAGTTCATGTGGGCCAGTCAGACATGCCGTGTGATGTCACCAGAAGACTTATCGGAGAAGATAAAATACTGGGAGTTTCTGCAGCCACAATCGATGAAGCTCAAAAAGCCCAAAAAGACGGAGCAGACTACATTGGAACCGGTGCGGTATTTCCTACACAAACCAAGGATGACGCTCCAAAAATAACAAAAGATGACCTGAAAGAAATTGTCGAGTCAATTGACATTCCCGTTGTTGCAATAGGTGGAATTTCACTGGAAAATGCACACGAACTAAAAAACACCGGAATTGCAGGATTATCTGTTGTAAGTGCAATAATGAGCTCCGATAATCCGAAAAAATCATCCGAAGAGCTATTGGAAATTTTCAATAGCTAA
- the rpoA2 gene encoding DNA-directed RNA polymerase subunit A'', which translates to MEDVINKVIETIAKLNEEENLDIAFPDSYIEELAEKTVQKELTDDELAELIRKLKAAYDRAHVEAGEAVGTVAAQSVGEPGTQMTMRTFHYAGVTELNVTLGLPRLIEIVDARKDIATPTMDIYFDEERRNDEEFVRTLANQIGKSTINDILSDFNLNYATMEVEAVLDDKKIREKRLDKEEINAIIEKTFKKATINNNHIIIPSSKNDKSDSKFEIRELRLLADKVRDLQISGIKGIGKVIIRRDDEWIIHTEGSNLKEILDMEGIDHVRTTTNNIHEIGEVLGIEAARQSIIDEAQKTLSEQGLSVDVRHIMLVADIMTAEGVVKSIGRHGISGEKSSVLARAAFEETGKHLLNASIRGEVDDLTGIIENIIIGQPIPLGTGSVGVKMDYKNE; encoded by the coding sequence ATGGAAGATGTTATAAACAAAGTAATAGAAACTATTGCTAAATTAAATGAAGAAGAAAATCTTGATATAGCTTTTCCAGATAGTTATATCGAAGAATTAGCTGAAAAAACTGTCCAAAAAGAGTTAACTGATGATGAGTTAGCTGAACTCATCCGTAAACTCAAGGCTGCCTATGACCGAGCTCACGTTGAAGCTGGAGAGGCTGTTGGAACAGTAGCTGCACAATCTGTTGGTGAACCTGGTACTCAGATGACTATGCGTACTTTTCACTATGCAGGGGTAACTGAGTTAAACGTAACATTAGGTCTTCCAAGGCTTATTGAAATCGTTGACGCAAGAAAAGATATTGCTACTCCAACAATGGATATTTATTTTGATGAAGAAAGACGTAATGATGAAGAATTTGTAAGGACTTTAGCTAACCAGATTGGTAAAAGTACTATAAATGATATTCTTTCTGATTTCAATTTAAATTATGCTACTATGGAAGTAGAAGCAGTTTTAGATGATAAAAAAATTAGAGAAAAAAGACTTGATAAAGAAGAGATTAATGCCATTATTGAAAAGACTTTCAAAAAGGCTACAATTAACAATAATCATATCATTATACCTTCTTCAAAGAATGACAAATCCGATTCCAAATTTGAAATTCGTGAACTTCGTCTCTTGGCGGACAAGGTTCGTGACTTGCAGATCAGTGGAATTAAAGGTATAGGTAAAGTTATTATCCGTCGTGATGATGAATGGATTATTCACACAGAAGGATCCAACCTTAAGGAAATTCTTGATATGGAAGGTATAGATCATGTGAGAACAACCACCAACAACATTCATGAAATCGGTGAGGTTTTAGGTATTGAAGCGGCTCGTCAGTCAATCATTGATGAAGCTCAAAAAACACTTTCCGAACAGGGTCTTAGTGTAGATGTAAGACATATCATGTTGGTTGCTGATATCATGACTGCAGAAGGTGTTGTAAAATCCATCGGAAGACATGGTATTAGTGGTGAAAAATCAAGTGTATTAGCTCGTGCAGCTTTTGAAGAAACTGGTAAACATTTACTTAACGCAAGTATTCGTGGTGAAGTAGATGATTTAACAGGTATCATCGAAAATATTATTATTGGACAACCAATACCTCTTGGTACCGGTTCTGTCGGTGTCAAAATGGATTATAAAAATGAATAG
- the thiM gene encoding hydroxyethylthiazole kinase, with translation MINNESEILEKIDETLAQIREKNPLTHCITNSVTINDCANAVLAIGGSPFMAEDAEELEEVVTIADALVINIGKLSKDQVKSMHISAKTANKTNTPITLDPVGVGVTELRNRTTLDLINKYQMAAIRGNISEIKAIAKLTGVIDENNAAKGVDVNINDIITEENLQDNGNIIKELAKKLNTTILASGPIDILSDGETTIAIDNGDDMMPLITGSGCMLSSIVGSCVGGSSPLEGSLVAILAMNLAGEKARAKVEEKDEGTGSFRAYLIDYLYKTTAESLINESNIKIL, from the coding sequence ATGATAAATAATGAATCTGAAATCCTTGAAAAAATTGATGAAACATTAGCGCAAATCCGAGAAAAAAACCCATTGACACACTGCATAACAAATTCAGTGACAATAAACGATTGTGCAAATGCAGTCCTTGCAATCGGAGGATCCCCATTTATGGCAGAAGATGCAGAAGAACTGGAGGAAGTAGTAACCATAGCAGATGCATTAGTCATAAACATAGGAAAATTAAGCAAAGACCAAGTGAAATCAATGCACATAAGCGCAAAAACAGCAAACAAAACAAATACACCAATAACACTGGACCCTGTTGGAGTCGGAGTAACAGAACTTAGAAACAGAACCACATTGGATTTAATCAACAAATACCAAATGGCGGCAATTCGAGGAAACATAAGTGAAATAAAAGCAATTGCAAAATTAACAGGAGTCATTGACGAAAACAATGCCGCAAAAGGCGTTGACGTAAACATCAATGACATCATCACTGAAGAAAACCTGCAGGATAACGGAAATATCATCAAGGAACTTGCAAAAAAACTTAATACAACAATATTGGCCAGCGGACCTATAGACATTTTAAGTGACGGGGAAACCACAATAGCAATTGACAACGGAGACGACATGATGCCTTTGATTACAGGAAGCGGATGCATGCTATCCTCCATTGTCGGAAGCTGCGTGGGCGGATCAAGTCCTCTTGAAGGAAGCCTTGTTGCAATATTGGCAATGAACCTTGCAGGTGAAAAAGCAAGAGCAAAAGTTGAAGAAAAGGATGAAGGAACAGGCTCATTTAGAGCATACCTAATTGATTATCTTTACAAAACAACCGCAGAAAGCTTAATCAACGAATCAAATATCAAGATACTATGA
- a CDS encoding DNA-directed RNA polymerase subunit B'', producing MTENNWKLVDAFFDKYDLVDHHIKSYNDFVNHRIQNIIDITEPITLDDGKYTLKTGKVRIEKPSNKEADGSSSEIDPTEARLRNLNYSADMYLEMALNEEGEDNPLEEVYIGELPVMLKSDICHLNGLSAEELIEKHEDPQDLGGYFIVNGSERAVVTMEEIAPNKIILERLGEVEERHAKAVVTSIKSGFRARITLEYKKPRKNGVFLRISFPYLPGEIPLVILLRALGLSTDEEIITKISDDNNFQMMIADDIQVSLEALKLDQNEMDGMTLDERKQYLQDAAIKYIGNRVAKNMPKDYRIKRAKDVVNRYLLPHMGTEEDKCYDKAIYLAEMTEMLLEVIEQKREPHDKDHYTNKRLRVSGDLMEDLFRVAFTNLTRDMSYQLERSLSRGKELSIKQAVRSDVLTENIKHAIATGNWVGGRAGVSQLLDRTSYMGTLSHLRRVVSPLTRSQPHFEARDLHPTQFGKICPNETPEGPNCGLVKNLALLCNISEGSDEQAIIDVIEQMDVDLI from the coding sequence ATGACAGAGAATAACTGGAAATTAGTTGATGCATTTTTTGACAAGTATGACTTGGTTGATCACCATATCAAATCATACAACGATTTTGTAAACCATAGGATTCAAAATATTATTGATATTACTGAACCTATCACTTTGGACGACGGTAAATACACTTTAAAAACTGGTAAAGTACGTATTGAAAAACCATCCAACAAAGAAGCAGACGGGTCCAGTAGTGAAATTGATCCTACTGAAGCAAGACTTAGGAATTTGAATTATTCAGCGGACATGTATCTTGAAATGGCATTGAATGAAGAAGGAGAAGACAATCCTTTGGAAGAAGTATATATTGGTGAATTGCCAGTAATGCTTAAATCCGATATCTGCCATCTCAATGGACTCAGTGCTGAAGAATTAATTGAAAAACATGAAGACCCTCAAGATTTAGGTGGTTACTTTATTGTAAACGGTTCTGAAAGAGCTGTTGTAACAATGGAAGAGATTGCACCGAACAAAATTATTCTTGAACGTTTAGGGGAAGTTGAAGAAAGACATGCTAAGGCTGTTGTTACTTCCATCAAAAGTGGTTTCAGAGCAAGAATTACTTTAGAATACAAAAAACCACGTAAAAATGGTGTATTTTTAAGAATTTCCTTCCCGTACCTTCCTGGTGAAATTCCACTCGTAATCTTATTAAGGGCACTTGGTTTATCCACAGATGAAGAAATCATTACAAAAATATCTGATGACAACAACTTCCAGATGATGATTGCGGATGATATCCAAGTATCTCTTGAAGCTTTGAAATTGGATCAAAATGAAATGGACGGCATGACTTTAGACGAAAGAAAACAATACCTGCAAGATGCTGCTATCAAATACATAGGAAATAGGGTAGCTAAAAACATGCCTAAAGATTATCGTATCAAACGTGCAAAAGATGTCGTAAATCGTTATCTGTTACCTCACATGGGTACTGAAGAAGACAAATGTTACGATAAAGCTATTTACTTAGCTGAAATGACTGAAATGTTACTTGAAGTTATTGAACAAAAAAGAGAACCACACGACAAGGACCACTATACCAACAAAAGACTCAGAGTATCTGGAGATTTAATGGAAGATTTATTCAGAGTTGCTTTCACTAACTTAACCAGAGATATGAGCTATCAGCTTGAAAGAAGTCTTTCACGTGGTAAAGAACTCTCAATTAAACAGGCAGTTCGTAGTGATGTTTTAACCGAAAACATTAAGCACGCTATCGCTACCGGTAATTGGGTAGGTGGAAGAGCTGGTGTAAGTCAGCTGTTGGACAGAACCAGTTACATGGGTACTCTTTCCCACTTAAGACGTGTTGTATCTCCTTTAACAAGAAGTCAACCTCACTTCGAAGCAAGAGATTTGCACCCAACACAATTCGGTAAAATATGTCCTAACGAAACTCCGGAAGGACCTAATTGTGGTTTGGTTAAAAATTTAGCATTGTTATGTAATATTTCTGAAGGTTCAGATGAACAAGCTATTATTGATGTTATTGAACAAATGGATGTTGATTTAATTTAA
- a CDS encoding DNA-directed RNA polymerase subunit A', with product MTDYYIKKIEQINFGLMSPEDIRKMSVVTVEYPDTYGDDGFPIEKGLMDPRLGIIDPSLVCRTCGFKGGDCQGHFGSIELARPVIHVGFGDVIHKILRSTCNECGRVLLNDEQIEYYSEKIHEAMDNKESINNILKEVYKDAKRELKNMPEDEDEEIDLKYCCPHCGAPQEAIILDKPVTIRQGDYKLTPSEVRERLERITDDDAYILGVNAEVARPEWLVLTVLPVPPVTVRPSITLDTGERSEDDLTHKLVDILRINQRLLENMEAGAPQLIVEDLWELLQYHVTTYFDNEASGVPPARHRSGRPLKTLTQRLKGKEGRFRSNLSGKRVNFSARTVISPDPNISINEVGVPEMIAKEVTVPVHVNEWNIDEIRGYIENGPDIHPGANYVINGNKKRRVTEDTKEFILEQLEPGFIVERHLKDGDMVLFNRQPSLHRMSMMAHEVRVLPYKTFRLNLCVCPPYNADFDGDEMNMHVFQTDESRAEAKSLMRVQEHILSPRFGGPIIGAIHDHISGAYLLTRDGVEFTEEEALQIIRKSHLAIPPLKSGQWVLKYDPEASEESFIFKDKGDKWTGKELFSLLLPNDLNLSYSAEISKCPVVYPPEDATVVIKNGILTQGVIDESAYGSFSGKILDKIVKEYGPGRAKEFLDRSTDLAICGIMKTGITTSLNDEEIPEEAQDRINEHLNKKMEEVDMLVQSYEEGYLQALPGRSLEETLEMKIMQVLGEARDMSGSIAENYLTMGKQSPDDSYEHVMAVENHSVVMARTGARASMLNLTQITACVGQQAVRGGRIERGYLNRTLPHFKKGELGAKAKGFVHSSYKSGLDPIEFFFHAMGGREGLVDTAIRTAQSGYMQRRLVNALQDLQVKPSGLVTDNQGNVIQTMFGEDGVDPAKSDFGKPADLNKLIDEIRMEGK from the coding sequence ATGACAGATTATTATATTAAAAAAATTGAGCAAATTAACTTTGGTTTAATGTCTCCTGAGGATATTCGTAAAATGTCTGTAGTAACTGTAGAATATCCTGATACTTATGGGGATGATGGTTTTCCTATTGAAAAAGGTTTAATGGACCCTCGTTTAGGTATTATTGACCCTAGTTTAGTATGTAGAACTTGCGGTTTTAAAGGTGGGGATTGTCAAGGTCACTTCGGTAGTATTGAACTTGCAAGACCTGTTATTCATGTTGGTTTTGGTGACGTTATCCACAAAATCTTACGTTCCACCTGTAATGAGTGTGGCCGTGTTCTTCTAAACGATGAACAAATTGAATACTACTCTGAAAAAATCCATGAAGCAATGGACAACAAGGAAAGCATCAACAACATCCTGAAAGAGGTATACAAAGATGCTAAAAGGGAATTAAAAAATATGCCTGAAGACGAAGATGAGGAAATTGACCTCAAATACTGCTGCCCTCACTGTGGCGCACCTCAGGAAGCTATCATTTTAGATAAACCTGTTACAATTCGTCAAGGTGATTATAAATTAACTCCTTCCGAAGTAAGGGAAAGACTTGAAAGAATTACTGATGATGATGCATACATCTTAGGAGTAAATGCAGAAGTTGCAAGACCTGAATGGTTAGTACTTACAGTATTGCCTGTTCCTCCTGTAACAGTAAGACCTTCCATTACTTTGGATACCGGTGAAAGATCAGAAGACGACTTGACTCACAAGCTCGTGGATATCCTAAGAATCAATCAGCGTTTACTTGAAAACATGGAAGCAGGAGCTCCACAACTGATTGTTGAAGACTTATGGGAGTTATTACAATATCACGTTACAACTTACTTTGATAATGAAGCATCAGGTGTTCCTCCTGCAAGACACAGGTCAGGAAGACCACTCAAAACCTTAACCCAAAGGTTAAAAGGAAAAGAAGGAAGGTTCAGATCCAACCTTTCCGGTAAACGTGTAAACTTCTCTGCACGTACAGTTATTTCACCAGATCCTAACATCAGTATCAACGAGGTCGGTGTACCTGAAATGATTGCAAAAGAAGTTACCGTACCTGTTCACGTAAACGAATGGAACATTGATGAAATCAGAGGATACATTGAAAACGGTCCTGATATTCACCCTGGTGCAAACTATGTAATCAACGGCAATAAGAAAAGAAGGGTTACTGAAGATACCAAAGAGTTCATTTTAGAACAGTTAGAACCTGGTTTCATTGTCGAAAGACACTTGAAAGACGGGGACATGGTTCTCTTCAACAGACAACCTTCCCTTCACAGAATGAGTATGATGGCTCACGAAGTAAGGGTATTGCCTTACAAAACTTTCAGATTAAACCTATGTGTATGTCCTCCATACAATGCTGACTTTGACGGGGACGAAATGAACATGCACGTTTTCCAGACTGACGAATCACGTGCTGAAGCTAAATCATTAATGCGTGTTCAAGAACACATATTATCTCCTAGGTTCGGTGGACCGATTATCGGTGCTATTCACGACCACATTTCAGGAGCTTACCTTTTAACCCGTGACGGTGTGGAATTCACTGAAGAAGAAGCTTTACAAATCATCCGTAAATCTCACTTGGCTATTCCACCACTCAAATCAGGTCAATGGGTTTTAAAATACGACCCTGAAGCTAGTGAAGAATCATTCATATTCAAGGACAAAGGAGATAAATGGACTGGAAAAGAATTATTCTCACTATTATTACCTAATGACTTAAACTTATCATACAGTGCTGAGATTTCAAAATGTCCTGTAGTATATCCTCCTGAAGACGCTACTGTTGTAATCAAAAACGGTATCCTGACTCAAGGGGTTATCGACGAATCCGCTTACGGTTCATTTTCAGGTAAAATCTTAGATAAAATCGTTAAGGAATACGGTCCTGGAAGAGCAAAAGAATTCTTAGACAGATCAACTGACCTTGCAATCTGCGGAATCATGAAAACAGGAATCACCACTTCATTAAACGATGAGGAAATTCCTGAAGAAGCTCAAGACCGTATTAACGAGCACTTGAATAAGAAGATGGAAGAAGTAGATATGCTTGTTCAATCTTATGAAGAAGGCTATCTCCAAGCTTTACCTGGTAGAAGTTTAGAAGAAACCTTAGAGATGAAAATCATGCAGGTTCTCGGGGAAGCTAGGGATATGTCTGGTAGTATTGCAGAAAATTACCTTACCATGGGTAAACAGTCTCCGGATGATTCATACGAACATGTGATGGCTGTTGAAAACCACTCTGTAGTAATGGCACGTACTGGTGCTAGGGCATCCATGTTGAACCTTACTCAGATTACTGCTTGTGTAGGACAACAGGCAGTTAGGGGTGGACGTATCGAAAGGGGTTACCTTAACAGAACCTTACCTCACTTCAAGAAAGGTGAGTTAGGGGCTAAAGCGAAAGGATTTGTTCACTCAAGTTACAAATCCGGTCTTGACCCAATTGAGTTCTTCTTCCACGCAATGGGTGGAAGAGAAGGTCTTGTAGATACAGCTATTCGTACAGCGCAATCCGGTTACATGCAGAGAAGACTTGTTAACGCACTTCAGGACTTGCAAGTTAAACCATCCGGACTTGTTACCGATAACCAGGGTAATGTTATCCAAACCATGTTTGGAGAAGATGGGGTAGACCCTGCAAAATCTGACTTTGGTAAACCAGCTGACTTAAACAAGCTTATTGACGAAATAAGAATGGAAGGTAAGTAG
- a CDS encoding 50S ribosomal protein L30e — protein sequence MMDVDRGIRVAVDTGDVVLGSEKSIQSLKLGKGQLVVVAANAPKEILEDVEYYANLSEIPSLVYDGTSVDLGSVCGKPFTVATLIVNDPGDSTILDDLR from the coding sequence ATGATGGACGTAGATAGAGGAATCAGAGTAGCTGTCGATACTGGTGATGTAGTATTAGGCTCTGAAAAATCAATTCAATCTTTAAAATTAGGAAAAGGCCAACTCGTTGTTGTTGCTGCTAACGCTCCTAAAGAAATTCTTGAAGATGTTGAATACTATGCAAATCTTTCCGAAATTCCATCCTTAGTATATGATGGAACTAGTGTAGATTTGGGTTCTGTTTGTGGTAAACCTTTTACTGTTGCTACATTAATCGTAAACGATCCAGGAGATTCTACAATATTAGACGATTTGAGGTAG